In one Dehalogenimonas formicexedens genomic region, the following are encoded:
- the ftsZ gene encoding cell division protein FtsZ, with protein MARTIYVPSGAKIKVIGCGGAGCNAITRMVREQIRGVEFIAMNTDAQALAITEAPLRIQLGEKCTRGLGAGGDNKMGRKAAEESREDILKVVEGSDMVFVTAGMGGGTGTGSAAVVAAAAKATGALTIGVVTKPFGFEGTHRMKVAEEGIAELMPNVDTMILIPNDRLFEICDNKTGVDGAFRMADEVLHHGVQAIAEVITVPGIINLDYADVRAVMKDAGPAWMSIGHGKGNNRAAMAAKEALSSPLLDVSVDGSTGCIFNVVGPENLTLFEVNEAADVIRQAVDPEANVIFGVGTDESLRDEVRLTLIATGFADKNTSVGSRDKEITRLLRNIKTEKELEIPAFLRQRGLAGVRRPEPARQASPASYSSKRW; from the coding sequence ATGGCTAGAACGATCTATGTCCCAAGCGGCGCGAAAATCAAAGTTATCGGGTGCGGCGGCGCCGGCTGTAACGCTATAACCCGCATGGTCCGCGAGCAGATCCGTGGTGTTGAGTTCATAGCCATGAACACGGATGCCCAGGCCCTGGCGATCACCGAAGCACCTCTGCGGATTCAACTGGGTGAGAAATGCACCCGCGGTTTGGGCGCCGGCGGCGACAACAAGATGGGCCGCAAGGCCGCCGAGGAAAGCCGCGAAGATATTTTGAAGGTTGTCGAAGGTTCCGATATGGTTTTCGTGACCGCCGGTATGGGCGGCGGCACCGGCACCGGTTCTGCGGCAGTGGTTGCCGCCGCGGCCAAGGCCACCGGCGCTCTCACCATCGGTGTAGTCACCAAGCCTTTCGGCTTTGAAGGCACCCATCGCATGAAGGTCGCCGAGGAAGGCATCGCCGAGCTCATGCCCAACGTCGACACCATGATCCTTATTCCAAATGACAGGCTATTCGAAATTTGCGATAACAAGACCGGCGTTGACGGCGCTTTCCGCATGGCCGACGAAGTTCTGCACCATGGCGTCCAGGCTATCGCTGAAGTAATCACCGTACCCGGTATTATCAACCTGGACTATGCTGATGTCCGCGCCGTGATGAAAGACGCCGGCCCGGCATGGATGAGCATCGGCCACGGCAAAGGCAACAACCGCGCCGCCATGGCGGCCAAAGAAGCCCTCAGCAGCCCGCTCCTCGATGTGTCGGTAGATGGTTCCACCGGCTGCATTTTCAACGTCGTCGGTCCTGAGAACCTGACCCTGTTCGAAGTCAACGAAGCTGCCGATGTCATCCGCCAGGCTGTCGATCCCGAAGCCAACGTCATCTTCGGTGTCGGCACCGACGAAAGCCTCAGGGACGAGGTCCGCCTGACCCTTATCGCCACCGGGTTTGCCGATAAGAATACCTCCGTCGGCTCCCGCGATAAAGAAATCACCAGACTCCTGCGCAACATCAAGACCGAAAAGGAACTGGAGATCCCAGCTTTCCTGCGGCAGCGGGGCCTTGCTGGCGTCCGCCGGCCAGAACCGGCTCGCCAGGCCTCGCCCGCTTCATATAGTTCCAAACGGTGGTAG
- the hemW gene encoding radical SAM family heme chaperone HemW, whose amino-acid sequence MPQLSLYVHVPFCLRKCGYCSFVSFPDRDETRQKYTDALTREITLSRQDGFTVSTIYFGGGTPSLMSERQINAILERIHQLYTVSEDAEITLEANPGTVDGKYLQSVRKLGFNRLSLGVQSLSEKDLVFLGRCHSAKDSLRAIHEARLAGFNNLSLDFIYGLPNRTTSVWRGMLDEIIGLSADHLSLYGLTLDPDTPLGRAVASGRTPAPDPDQAAEEYEITSRKLAEAGYRHYEISNWARPGFESRHNTVYWKRGEYLGLGVAAHSFINGSRISNTVSLDGYLETLSKGELPRDEIEAINPELALSETIFLGLRLEDGISMDDIGRQFSIDLPGRYVREIAELSALGLVEVSGGNLKLTPRGRLLGNEVFLRFLPS is encoded by the coding sequence ATGCCCCAGCTCTCTCTATACGTTCATGTTCCGTTTTGCCTGAGAAAATGCGGCTATTGTTCTTTTGTTTCGTTCCCGGACCGGGATGAGACGAGGCAAAAATATACCGATGCTTTGACCCGGGAGATCACCCTCAGCCGGCAGGACGGCTTCACCGTGAGTACCATATATTTTGGCGGCGGTACCCCCAGTCTGATGTCCGAGCGCCAGATCAATGCAATTCTGGAAAGGATTCATCAACTATACACGGTGAGTGAGGACGCCGAAATAACCCTGGAGGCCAATCCAGGCACGGTTGACGGGAAATATCTTCAATCAGTGAGAAAATTGGGCTTCAATCGGCTGAGTTTGGGCGTCCAAAGCCTGAGCGAAAAAGACCTGGTCTTTTTGGGGCGGTGCCACTCGGCAAAAGATTCCCTGCGCGCGATCCACGAAGCCCGCCTGGCGGGTTTTAATAATCTGAGCCTTGATTTCATCTATGGCTTGCCGAATAGGACCACCTCCGTCTGGCGGGGGATGCTCGATGAGATTATCGGCCTCAGCGCGGACCACCTTTCGCTATACGGCCTAACCCTCGATCCGGACACGCCGCTGGGCCGGGCGGTCGCCAGCGGCAGAACGCCGGCACCCGATCCCGATCAGGCTGCCGAGGAATATGAAATAACCTCCCGAAAACTGGCAGAGGCTGGTTACCGCCATTACGAGATATCGAACTGGGCCCGGCCAGGGTTCGAGAGCCGCCACAATACCGTATATTGGAAGCGCGGGGAATACCTTGGTCTGGGGGTTGCGGCCCATTCATTCATAAACGGGTCGAGAATCTCTAACACCGTGAGTCTGGACGGATATTTGGAAACGCTCAGTAAAGGTGAGCTACCTCGGGACGAAATTGAGGCCATCAACCCGGAATTAGCGTTGTCGGAGACGATTTTCCTGGGACTCAGGCTTGAAGACGGGATATCGATGGATGACATCGGACGGCAATTTAGTATAGACTTACCGGGCCGGTACGTCCGGGAAATCGCCGAATTATCCGCTTTGGGTCTGGTTGAGGTATCGGGCGGCAACCTTAAACTGACGCCCCGGGGCCGGCTTCTCGGCAACGAGGTTTTCCTTCGATTTCTACCGTCTTAA
- the lepA gene encoding translation elongation factor 4 has product MEQCFIRNFCIIAHIDHGKSTLADRLIESTGAMRREEMSEQVMDRMELERERGITIKAKAIRLKYTASNGQEYLLNLIDTPGHVDFSYEVSRTLAACEGAVLLIDVTQGIQAQTLANVYLAMEHNLEVIPALNKVDLPSGEPERVMSEVKGVLGYSEVETLKISGKTGLGVPELLEAVVARVPPPSGSPASPLRALIFDSHYDPYKGVIAYLRVTDGNIHKGDKLKLMGQGTTLEVLEVGYFDPAEHPVEFLSSGEVGYIATGLKTVGDCSVGDTVTSLANPAVEPLVGYRPAKPMVFAGIYPTTASDYQELREAMEKLKLNDASLSYEMENSPLLGHGFRCGFLGLLHMDIVYERLEREFGLSLVVTAPGVSYVITKTNGEVLTVVNPSELPMPTEIDRMEEPWVKVRILTPSKYIGPIMELEQNSGGIHRHTEFLGSAAGTEGTQRVQLDYDMPLRSMLTTFYDQLKSRSNGYASLDYEFEGYRDAQLARIDVLVNSTLVDAFSRIVPPQQAHDVGKALVQKLKEAIPRQLFAVPIQAAIGGRIVARADIPARRKDVLAKCYGGDITRKRKLLEKQKEGKKKMKSIGQVEVPKEAFLSVLKTEF; this is encoded by the coding sequence ATGGAACAGTGCTTCATTCGTAATTTTTGCATCATTGCCCACATCGACCACGGTAAATCGACGTTAGCCGACCGTCTCATCGAGAGTACCGGAGCCATGCGCCGGGAAGAGATGAGCGAGCAGGTCATGGACCGCATGGAACTGGAGCGGGAACGCGGCATTACCATAAAGGCCAAGGCTATCCGCCTCAAATACACCGCGTCCAACGGTCAGGAATACCTGCTCAATTTGATCGATACCCCCGGCCATGTTGATTTTTCATATGAAGTCTCGCGCACACTGGCCGCCTGCGAGGGCGCGGTGCTGCTCATCGACGTCACCCAGGGTATTCAAGCCCAAACCCTGGCCAACGTTTACCTGGCCATGGAGCACAACCTGGAAGTGATCCCGGCGTTGAACAAGGTCGACCTTCCCAGCGGCGAACCCGAACGGGTCATGTCAGAGGTTAAAGGCGTCCTGGGATACTCGGAGGTTGAAACCCTCAAGATTTCGGGCAAAACCGGTCTGGGCGTCCCGGAGCTCCTGGAAGCGGTGGTAGCCCGCGTACCTCCGCCAAGCGGCAGCCCCGCCAGCCCGCTTCGAGCCCTGATATTCGATTCTCATTACGACCCCTACAAAGGGGTTATTGCTTATCTCCGGGTCACCGACGGAAATATTCATAAGGGCGATAAACTGAAACTCATGGGTCAAGGTACCACCCTGGAAGTGCTCGAGGTCGGTTACTTCGACCCGGCGGAACACCCGGTTGAATTTTTATCGTCCGGCGAGGTTGGTTACATCGCCACAGGCCTTAAGACTGTCGGTGATTGTTCGGTCGGGGATACGGTGACGTCGCTAGCCAATCCGGCCGTGGAACCCCTGGTGGGTTACCGTCCGGCCAAACCGATGGTCTTTGCCGGGATTTATCCGACAACGGCTTCGGATTACCAGGAACTGCGGGAAGCCATGGAAAAGCTCAAACTGAATGACGCTTCCCTTTCCTATGAAATGGAAAACTCTCCGTTATTGGGTCACGGTTTTCGCTGCGGCTTTCTCGGGCTGCTCCACATGGACATTGTTTATGAACGGCTCGAGCGGGAATTCGGCTTATCCCTGGTGGTTACCGCCCCGGGGGTGAGTTACGTCATTACCAAGACCAACGGCGAAGTCCTGACAGTGGTCAATCCTTCCGAGCTGCCGATGCCGACGGAAATAGACCGGATGGAAGAGCCCTGGGTTAAGGTCAGGATTCTTACGCCTTCCAAATATATCGGCCCCATTATGGAGCTTGAACAAAACAGCGGCGGCATTCACCGCCATACCGAATTCTTAGGTTCGGCGGCCGGTACCGAGGGCACCCAGCGGGTGCAGCTGGATTACGACATGCCGCTGCGGTCGATGCTCACCACTTTTTACGACCAGCTGAAAAGCAGGTCCAACGGGTATGCCTCCCTGGACTATGAGTTCGAGGGCTACCGTGACGCCCAGCTTGCCAGGATCGACGTCCTGGTGAACAGCACGCTGGTTGACGCCTTCAGCCGTATCGTTCCGCCTCAACAGGCTCACGACGTTGGCAAGGCGTTGGTGCAGAAGCTGAAAGAAGCTATTCCACGTCAGCTTTTTGCCGTGCCCATCCAGGCAGCTATCGGCGGCCGTATCGTCGCCAGAGCCGATATCCCCGCCCGCCGCAAGGATGTCCTGGCCAAATGCTACGGCGGCGACATTACGCGCAAACGCAAGCTTCTGGAGAAACAGAAGGAAGGCAAGAAGAAGATGAAGTCTATCGGCCAGGTCGAAGTGCCGAAAGAAGCTTTCCTCTCGGTACTCAAAACAGAATTCTAA
- the cbiE gene encoding precorrin-6y C5,15-methyltransferase (decarboxylating) subunit CbiE: protein MQQGERLNSGFGHDNSHHKPICYIVGIGPGGSPKWLTHAAEDAIKESDIILAWDWSLKPVKDLAAGKTLYFQETRNYLQREIEAAERARTTGETVAVLRVGDPCVSSSLAQVLEVFKDFDVRIVPSAGAAQFAAARAQICLDEAVLVSFHDGREAEKKRKLKFLVDSFNMGRHLLALTNETQVPRQTASYLLEHGLAPETPVLVCEYMTMEDERVYSVTLAEVKDTDYRLTSVMVVKNPGNVTRSCV, encoded by the coding sequence ATGCAACAAGGGGAACGATTGAACTCGGGTTTCGGCCATGACAATAGCCATCATAAACCAATCTGTTACATTGTCGGTATCGGGCCGGGCGGCTCGCCCAAATGGCTGACCCACGCCGCGGAAGATGCCATCAAGGAATCCGACATCATCCTCGCCTGGGACTGGTCGTTAAAGCCGGTAAAAGATCTGGCGGCGGGCAAGACCTTGTATTTTCAGGAAACAAGGAACTATCTCCAAAGAGAAATTGAAGCCGCGGAACGCGCTAGAACGACTGGTGAAACAGTTGCCGTCCTCAGGGTGGGGGACCCGTGTGTTTCCTCGAGCCTGGCGCAGGTGCTTGAAGTGTTCAAGGATTTCGATGTCAGGATTGTCCCTTCGGCAGGCGCCGCGCAGTTCGCCGCCGCCCGGGCGCAGATATGCCTCGATGAGGCGGTGCTGGTGTCCTTCCATGACGGGCGAGAAGCGGAGAAAAAACGCAAGCTGAAATTCCTCGTCGATAGCTTCAATATGGGCCGGCATCTCCTGGCCTTAACCAATGAAACTCAGGTGCCCCGGCAGACCGCTTCATACCTGCTGGAACATGGTCTTGCGCCGGAAACCCCGGTGCTGGTGTGCGAATACATGACCATGGAAGACGAGCGCGTTTATTCGGTTACCCTTGCGGAAGTCAAGGATACAGACTACCGCCTTACCTCCGTGATGGTCGTCAAAAACCCTGGTAATGTCACCCGTTCATGTGTGTAA